TATATTCTCTTAATGGCATCATCGATTTCTGAAATCTGGTCCTTCAGTTGGTTCCACTGTTCAGGATTCAGGGAGATACCTGCAAGAGATTTAAGACAGAGCTTCACCACATACCACTAACAATATCAGACATCCATATGTATGTCAATGAAACAAATTTAAAGATTACTGATGTGATCACCTTTCTTCCCCGGCTTCATCTCCCCATCCTGGTTCATCCAGTACTCTCTGATGTCAATCAGGACTTTACCTTTGAAGTCCCTGACGCTGACATATCTCATCTTTCCAATCTGTAAGAAACAAACTCTTATCTGTTGTTCTTCctagtttttttaatatattttattgaacAAAGTGGTCAACAGGTAGTGCAGATGCAGCCtgacatcattttcatttttctttatgaTCTCCCACATCTATGTTCCATCCCAACCCACTCCCCTACAGCAGCCAGATGaacaaataagtaaataaatacataagtaAATGAGGAAATAGGGAAGAGTGGGTCCTTGCAACATCACGTAGCTGAAAATATCTAAGGAAATCTGAGCTATTAATGTTCAAGTTTGCACGCAACTGTTCAAAAATATAGCAAATAACTTATCTATATACAGTGCATtcggaaagtattcacaccccttcactttccccacattttgttatgttacagccttattccaaaaaaggattaaattcctttttttctcatcaatctacacacaataccccataatgacaaggttttttaagaaatttttgcaaatttattaaaaataaaaaacattgcatgtacataagtattcacaccctttactcagtactttgtTGAGGCACCcttggcagcgattacagcctcaagtctGAAGCTACAAGCTTGGCACACCTGTATTTGGGGTATTTCTCCCATTCTTCTCttcagatcctctcaagctctgtcaggttagaTGGAGAGCGTCAGCACAGCTATTTTCAGGTCTTTCCAGAGATGTTCAATCGGGTTCAAGTCtgggctctggctgggccactcaaggacattcacagacttgTCTCAAAGCCACTccttgtcttggctgtgtgcttagggtcgttgtcctgttggaaggtaaacctttgccccagtctgaggtcctgagcgctCTAGAGCAGGTTTTCATCAAGGACCTCTGTACTTTGCTCCGTTCATATTTCCTCCATCCATCTAGTCTCCCAGTTCCTGCCGCTGAAAAacatccccacagcatgatgctgccaccaccatgcttcactgtagggatggtattagccaggtgatgagaggtgcctggtttcctccagacgtCACTCTTGGCATTCAGGCCAaagagttcaatcttggtttcatcagaccagagattgttgtttctcatggtctgagagtcctttaggtgcctTCTGGCAAACTCCAAGCGGGCTGTCATGTGCATTTTACTGAGAAGAGGCTTCCGTCTGGCCACTCTACCATAATGACCATAATCATaattggtggagtgctgcagagatggttgtccttctggaaggtTCTTCCATCTCCACAGAGGAAAGCTGGAGCTCTGTCAGAGTGACCATTGGGTTCTTGttcacctccctgaccaaggcccttctcccccaattgctcagtttggctgggctgccagctctaggaagagccctggtggttccaaacttcttccttTTATGAATGATGAAGACCACTGTGCTCTTCGGGACCTTCAATGCTGCAGAAATTTTTTGTACCCTTCCCCAGATCTGGATggcttggtttctgctctgacatgcactgtcaACAGTCGGACCTTATaaagacaggtgtgtgcctttccaaatcatgtccaatcaattgaatttactacaggtggactccaatcaagttgtagaaacatctcaaggatgatcagtggaaacaggatgcaccAGAGCTCACTttgagtgtcatagcaaagggaGTGAATACTTACGTACatgcgatatttcagttttttattattaataaatttgcaagaatttctaaaaaacctttttcgcATTGTCATTTGggggtattgtgtgtagattgatgagaaaaaaaaggaatttaatccattttggaataaggctgtaacataacaaaatgtgggggAAGTGAAAGGTtgtgaatactttccggatgcaCTGTACATGTCTTTCAGATAGTAGAGGCCGCTCCACTCAAAGGACATAATCAAGGGTCAATTTTAGCAGGCAAGAATAAATGATTATTACAATAATGTCTTGGGGAGAGTGAGCCAATTGAGGTGGCGCCTAATTTGTACCCAGATTTTCAGTGTGCAGAGGAGCATGACTTAGCTTCGATCTGGCACCAGTTGCTCTTAGCTGAGGTACACCAAAGCATAATCTTGTGGGCATTAGCTGCCCAGTAGTAGCCGATGAGACTAGGAAGGCCAAGTCCTCCAAGGGACCTGCTCCTTTGTAATAATGATCTACCAACTCTTGCATGCTTACCAGCCTAAATATGCTCTTCCTAGTTTTTCCTGAGTTTTTTGTGAATCCAAATGAGCCGTTTCATAAGATGTGCTGTCCGACAACAATGGAGACCTTCTACGCTGCAAAGACTGAATTCCCTGGAGCCAAAGTTGTAATTTGTGATATTGGCCTATACAAGTAAAACTGACAGGACTTCTCCACAGAACATTTTTAATACGCCATCCACACTAAATCTTTAAGTTATGAACCTAAAATATTCTCAGCAGTGATAAAATACAGCCCAGCTGAACTTGGTGCCGTGTATTTACTGTAAGAGCAGTTTGTGTAAGAGTGAATACAACCAAATTatcaaattattactattatttcaTCTTCTGTAATAGTAAAGTAGAAGTAATTAAACTTCATGAATGTAAAATTTAACATGCTAATAGCTAGTTCCTACATTTagaattaatcttttttttctaaaattacTTAACAAATCACTGAAATGGCTTGAAACTAAATGTGATTCCTTGAAAGTTTAAATTTTTCTATCTAAAAAGCTGAAACTACCTCTGATACCCACCTGGAACATGTTGTCATCAGCATTACTGCTCCCCTTGGATGAGCCACCTGGCTTGGAGCTCTCTCCACTCTTTGGTTTCTTGGCTGCTTTCTCTGGTGCACTTGacttctttctctttgcctaaaaaagacattttttatttcgAAGTATTCCAGCGCCTTACTGTGTCCTGTGTAATTAGATTTATACAGAGTGTAACTTCAGCTAACTCCTGTAACAgtgttttaaacaaacagctgctcgTCCTTTGGACCATCCATCTTTGAAATGAGTACCAGTCAGTCACCAAACATCATCTATCTCAAAATAAGATCTGCTTACAGTGCTTCATCTCTGATGCTAAGACACATTCAAAGTATATGGAtaaagtacaaaaacatttgaagtaataaaacacaaaccttGGTCTCCACTTCACTGTCTGAGTCACTTCCAGATGTGGAAGACAGCACTTCCTTTGATTTTGGCATTCTGCTGAGACAGGGGTTAAAAGTCAGATCAGACACCACCCTCAGGTGTTCATTTAAAAGACAGTTTACTCTAGTCACTCACTGTGGAGATGATGTCTTTGCGTTGAACTGCACATGAAACCTCTCATTCAAATGAGAGGGTCCTTAAAGAATCATTTGTCTCTCTGCACTTTGAGGGTGTCTCTTTAAAGTCTGTGAGGACTGTGACCAATAACTGTCAAGGTacatgtaaatattgtattaaGATAGACTTACGAATAACAGAAAGGCAGgcagataaaaatatatatatttgcattgCTTTCtggcaataaaaatgtaattcagtaCAGAATTGTAGCCATTGAAAAATTAAAGAAGCTGCGACATAACAGGATCATTTGTGGGAACATCAGGAGTtggtttcacacagacagattgTGTCTTAGATCTAACTTCAGATCAGGGATGGGTATTGAACGGGCCCTGGGGCTACATTATTCAAGACCGCAGTATCAATAAGCTCTGACCTTAACTTCTGCTATCGGTACTGGAGTAGTCGCatttgtttggggttttttcttCGCTAGATTATCTTGCACATATATTTCACCAACTCCGTTATATATCCGTCTATGTATGCATATTTTCGCTATTCTGATAGAAGACAAGAgatctgtctatctctctctctgcctgctgtttgtgtgagcagAGGGCAGGGTTGTTGTTccagtgagtgagagagagagagagagacacacacacacacacacacacacacacacacacacacacacacacacacacacacacacacacgaaagcTTGTAGCCTACCTTTAGCTAGATAATGATGGTGGAGACCACCAAAGTATCGATAACAGTTAAAGTACCGGATCAATAAGCAGTATTGGtaagagtagtagtagtatcgTTAAAATTTTAACGATACCTATTCCCTacttcagatagactgagtctgaattcatctgttcgacaaagcagaaaacatctttgtgtttcatcataaaagtatttatttgtcatatgGGTTTCATTgatttgatgacatttttaacacATTACTGGGTGACCCTGGGTAAAATTGTTTACTATACTTAAAATTCACCTTAACTAAAATCAGATAGACTGGTAATCAGAGGAATTATGTGTGCTGATCACAGCAGGTTGCTGGGGCTGCAATTTTTACTGGGTTATGggggaaaagaaacacacataatgTGCTGCCTGATTAGTGCATGTAATATTTCTATCATCCAACCTCCTGTAAAGAAATAACCTGTGTACAAACGGCTCTGTGGCAGACTGGATTTATACACACTAAAAACTCTTCTCGGACTGAAAGATCTGAAGCCAGTGAGCTGTGGTCAGTCTGTTCCTCTCTAGATAAATAACCACGCCAGAAGCTGCTTTCTAATCGAAACTAAAAAAAGTGTTTACACCGTGCAGTGGCTGATCATTTCTCATCCAGATGTTCAGAGAAGTGTGTGAGGATTATAGGAGTGAGGCCGACTTCAGAGGAGAGCTAATGGCTGCTAATCGACGCCGGAAGATCTGCAAACATCGCTAAGAAAAATGGCCTCAGTTGAAAAGCAACGGTTCCCTTGTCGTGCACAGCTGGAGCCAGTGTTTAGTACAACAGTAGGTCCGTACCTGTCGAGGCTGGTAAGGTGTTCAGGTCTAGAACTGGACAATACAAACAACATTCTCATTTTCTACGTTTGATGCTTCAACTGCGTTTCACTGACTTCAGACAGTTTCAGCTTGGAGTCATATGGCCTCTAGTAACCTCACTAACACTGTCACACATACCAAGGAGAGGCGCCAGCTGATCGACCAGGTGGTCCTCTAATAACACCGCACCTGTCTCCATCACGGACGTTAACTAGCTAAACTAGCTAAACGCTATCTGTAGTTTAGCCGCgggagctaacgttagcacatGTACGCTGTGTCCTTAGGAGCAGGACAATAGCTCTCTCTAACTACTGTACAATGACAGCTGTGCAGTAAAACATCGACGTCTTCTTCCATTAAACACCAGACCGTAACAAACAGGTTTGAAGTTGTTCTTTTTAAACTGTTAATGCTTACATGATGAGGTGAAGTGGTGCGGGTCTCTGGACAGGAATCGGAAAGATGGCAGAGTTTCCGGTGATAGTACTGCCTTTTTTCCCTAAActttattgaaaacaaaagttCAAGCATGAAGCTGTACGATATGACATGACGTCATTACAACACATCTGAGCACATGAACTGTAGAAATATTGATGAACCAAAGAAATACCTTcaattaagaaataaataaaagtaaattacaataaaaattaTATTGAGTTAAAGTTATACTCCTTGACTTCTCCACatttaaatgtctaaaaacaattAGACCTTCTATACATTgctgagttgtgttcttacagtATCACatatgtttccatcaattctcaaaccagagaaatctgtgattttaatcatggcaATGTTTCATTGGTGGCCTTTCAATGTCATCATATCCTCTATAATCACgagtcagtgttgtgtttgtctgacagaagttCATCATTTACTTTTATCTAGTattaagccacatacactttttacaccttggtggttttcaactcCATATattaaccagatgaaggattttagtcatcggacgtctggatctgaagttatcggagaaacaagctgagtaaatgttagacaACTCAGCTCCCAGCCGCTGGAGacatcctgtcctgtgtccactGAAGAGTGTCGCTGAATCGCTAATTTTTAAAGATAAACTGCTTTAAGGGGTTCTACTGGTTTGAAttccctggtctgtttgttgtaGAGAGGAGGACACTTCCGTGCGTAATtcaaagaaacaatcaaaacaaaggttagcatcaatctcaagTTCAACTCTTCCCTGacgtctctgtcctccgtacagcggcggtcaaacactgactttaaatgtgaaactgctttattcattgtttttaacagttagaatcagcgggtctgtttgatttcctgaaccactggcACTGAAGGAATCCGGGAGGAGCTTACGGTAATGGTGGTGTAAACAACAACTCCTATTATCGCACActatttcatgacgtcacccaacgctgtcttttgttattgttttgatagAGGGGCCCCTACAGGGAGAAGTTACtgtctttgcttttaaaaaagaaagataaagtgTGACAGAGGGGATTACTTAAAATACCATTTAGGTgtcaagaagaaagaaaagaagaaaacagaaagttcCAGTGtttgaaaaatacaattatGTTCAACTAAATCAAATCCAAGTTCAGAAACATAATACACCCCTTATCTTCGAAAGCAAAGCAACACATTTGTGGGAATTGtctggtcaaaaaggctgggtctgtgcttggcaggagtctggactcactcaagactgttgtggagagatgcatgcaatgtaagatggaggccatctcaGAcgataccaaccatcctctccgCATCATTCTGGgaagacagtgaagcagctaaggaagcaaacatctcatctcactgtgctgcataGCAGACAGGTTCAGGAGAtactttgttcccactgccatcaggctattATTactatcaacaatgagctaatggacacatgaatttcccctgggggataaataaagtacctatctatctatctatctatctatctacttaTCAGTAAGGACCAACTATCTGAGCAATGTTTGAtcaatcagaatcagctgctagaaaagtcaaacatttagaTTAAACTTAGTTCAACAAGATTATTAGAAGATTTTAATCGTTATGTTTGTTCAatgctttaatttcagaaacaagAGTTTCgaatattttgattattgttttgCTTGATTTCAGTGTATCACAGTTTTTGCGACACTTTACGTCATGAGTTGGTGCCAAGGTGCGTCATGTTTTCGTTCTTGTGACGTTGAGCTGCGAGCTCCAGTTATGCCGCACCGTGGAGAATAAAGTTGCCAAACAGAGATGGAGTCCTTTCTATTTAAGAGGgcaacattcacacaaataaaaactaacacAATGGTTGCAGAGCTGCCATACAAGGAATTTAACAAACCATCTGAGCAATTTGGGGTTAAGTGTCCTTCTCTTCTCACTGAGCCACAGCTGAACCCCCTTAAGCCATGACATCCACTGCAACCATGTGGctcaatgtgtttttactggttaGTAATAGAATTTTATAGACACACAGTACTACACTTGGCAGGACACATTCATGTTTTAgtctttttatgggatttggaggaaataaaaaatacaataaaaatcaCCTGTCTTTAAACCTCATGTGTGAACACTGTTCATAACCTGATCATCACTGAGCTTccaataaaactgaaaagatGTGTTTGGGTTGAGAGAACAATCTTAACATTCAGTGGCAAATTATTCACATAAATGCagacattaaagctgcaagttagacaaaaaataataatgtccatctttatttaaacaggtcGTAGGCCTGAATGCCAGCGGtaatcaataaatgaaaatcagtcTATTTCCCAGATCCTCCGATTCTTCTTGCGATGTTGTCATTAGTCTCAGCTGCTTCCTTCAGCACCTGCATCA
This genomic window from Seriola aureovittata isolate HTS-2021-v1 ecotype China chromosome 5, ASM2101889v1, whole genome shotgun sequence contains:
- the LOC130169668 gene encoding activated RNA polymerase II transcriptional coactivator p15-like gives rise to the protein MPKSKEVLSSTSGSDSDSEVETKAKRKKSSAPEKAAKKPKSGESSKPGGSSKGSSNADDNMFQIGKMRYVSVRDFKGKVLIDIREYWMNQDGEMKPGKKGISLNPEQWNQLKDQISEIDDAIKRI